Within the Maribacter sp. BPC-D8 genome, the region AGGTCATTCTCGTATAATTGAATATACTTCATAGCGATAATTAAATCGCGTGTTCTAAGGCAACTAAACACAATCTATAACACAGTATATGAAAATTGTTGGTTAGGTTTAACCAATTCTAGTTGCATCGTTTACCAACTTCTAAATCCCCTTCGAGAAATTCTGGCACTCTACCACGCAAATTTCTATATACATTATCTTGGATCGACATTAAAAACAAAACTCGCAAAACATTAATAGTAAAATAAATGTTCGAGTATTTTCGTTTAAAATACCATAATAAACAATTTACCTAAATGGATAATTTTGATAAAATAGACTGGGGTGTAATTTGGAGTGTTATTAAAGATATTGTTCTACCTCACTCATGGACCTTAATTTCTACCACCATTATTTTTTTAATTGTTGGGCTTATAATATCAGTAGTCTACATTGTTATTCTGAATAAGAAAAAAGTTTTAAAGAGAAAACCAAAGTATTACAATTGGGCAGTAAAACTATACATACCTACACTCATATTCGGATTTCTATTTGTTTTCGGGTATGCCGGTTTCATTACAGGTACTTACAAAGTAATAAATAAAGAAAATGAGACTATAGTATCTAGTATTTATAATAATGTTCTTCAACTATCTTTTGAATCGGAAAAAAGCAAAAATGATTTTATAGTTGAATTGCAGGAGTCTGCAATAGAGGTAAAAAGTGGTTCAAACGCTTTGGTAGAATCATTAAAGAAAACAACAACTGAATATAATTCTGGATACTCAGTTATCGATGATAATAAAAACAAATTGGCTACCTTTCTAATTGATACGCATGGAGATGCTATTTACAAAATAGCGGTCTATGGTATGCTTAATGCTGCTGGAGCAAAAGCTCATGTTGACATCAACGAATCATTGTCATATGATGAATTTAGTGCCGGTATGGATTTATTATTAGATATAGGGTATAAGGATATTGAACTAGCAGTAAAAGATAAACTAATGATATGGTTTGATTCTTTACTATACAGTCAGTATAAATCTTTGATTTTGTCTCAGTTAATTTTATTACTCATTATAATCAGTCTACCTCTAATAGAATTTTTTATTTATAAAAAATGGATAGAACCAAAATATGATAACCAATTAATTGAAAAAACATAGCCTTAAGAGAAAGCTTTAGCTAACAATGAATAAAAAATAAGAAAGGTTAAGTAACCGACTAATGTGAGAGCATACTAATAAATTAAGCCATAACTCCGTTAAAAATTACCATCTGACCTTTGACTACGATTGGCTGGGATGCTTGGTCTGAAGAGTTTATTAAAAGATGAAACGAAGGATTACAAAATAGCCAATAGCAAAAATAAAGAAGCTATATAATTGCAATTACGACGAATTCGAATCTGTAAGAATACGAGCTTAATTACGAAAGTCCGCATAAGGTGAAAATTAGCTCATTTCATCCTCTACTGACATTATAATATTAGTGTTACTTCATTAAAAAATCGAATTCCTTAATTAATATTTAGAAAAAAATGAAAAGAAAATATTCATTAATTATAATCGGAATCTTAGTCTTCGCATTTTTATTTTATTACATAGGTTGGTCTATTTCACCTGGTAGTTATGGAAAGGCTGAAACATATGAATTGAATATTTCTGAAGAAACCCTTATCGAAATTATAAATCAGGTAAAAGTCGAAGAAAATTTAAAAACCAATAGTTTCACTGATCATAAAAAAGGACACTGGTTCTCTATCTATTTTGAGTATAAAGATAAAAACCAGATCATTCACGCGTTGACCAGACCGAAAGATAAAGAAACGACAACATTTTATTTTTCAGGATATAAAAACAAAACTGACAGCGGAAATTGGATTGATGCGAATGAATATTTTTGGTGGTGGAAAAACTCAAAAGCAAAGAAGGAATTTGAATCAAGAATATTGAATAAAATTGAGAATAAAATTAATAGACAAGCACTCAACCCCGTATCAAATTAATTGCGGTTTAGTACTTATCAAATGTCGTTTTATGGTAGGAATGTCTGCGTTTGCTTTAAACATTTTTCGCATACAAATCAGCCCATATTCTTATATAAAACCGTTGTATTTCATTAGCAAAAAACCAACCCTAATACAACCATAATTATACTAATTTTACCGAGTATTACTAAATAATTGTTAATATTTTTTTTGTTTCTAATCAATCGATTAGTTTTGTACTCTAATTTAGTTTTATGCCTAGAGAAAAACAATATAATGAAGCAGAAGTAATAGAAAGTGCTATGGGCGTATTTTGGCAGAATGGTTATAAAAGCACGTCTTTACGTATGTTATCCAAAGAAATGGGTATCAATCAATTTTCTATAAATGCTAGTTTTGGTAATAAGCAAAATCTGTTTTTAGAAAGTTTAAAATTGTACAGAACTAAGCTACAGCAATTATTAAAAACCTTTGAAGAGAATTCTAATGGTATTGAGAGTATTAAGAACTTCTTTTATGCATTTGCAGAATTTTCAAACCAAAATGAGTACAAAAGAGGCTGTTTAATGATCAATACAATGTCTGAATTTGGTCTTGAGGTAGATAAAGAAGTTGGTGCTCTTATTTCAAATTACGCAGAACAGTTAAAGGCTTTATTTAAGAAGAATCTTGAATTCAATACTACAAAAGATAACGACACTATAAAAAGACAATTAAATTACCTTGATTTGGCTATTGGTGGTTTAGGCTTAGCAACAAAAGTAAAAGACAATACAGCCATAGAAGATTATATAGAAATGACATTTAATAACTTATAACATTTTTTTTACCTTAAAACTAATCAATTGATTAGAAATAAATATAGAACACATGAAAACAAAGAACAACTTAGGAAAAACAGTACTACTTACATTAACAATTGTATTATTAATGGGAAACAATATGCAAGCACAAGAAAAGGAAGTATATAATAAGGATATTACCAACAAGAAAGAAAGACCATTTATAGTCGATAAGGGCGAGTATCCTTTTAAAAGTAATTGGTTTGAAAAAGATGGCGTTTCTATGCATTATATAGATGAAGGCGAAGGGATACCTATTGTATTATCTCACGGTAACCCAGATTGGTCTTTTTTAAATAGAAATATTATTAAAGAACTTTCAGGTGAAGCTAGAGTAATAGCTTATGATTTACCAGGATTTGGTTTTTCAGACACGCCAGAAAACTATGGTTTTACACCACAAGAGCATGTAGAATGGATTAAAGCACTTCTTTTTGACCATTTAAAGTTGGACAAATTTATTATCGTTGTTCAAGATTGGGGAGGTCCTACAGGCTTATCTGTTGCTACAAGTAATCCAGATAAAGTTATCGGTGTTGTTATTAGTAATACTTGGGCTTGGAAAGCAGAAGGTAAAATGGTCGATTTCTCTATGGCTATGAGAACACCAGAAATGGAAGCGAAAGTTTTAAACGATAACTATTTCGCAACCACATTAATGCAAAGTTCTTTAAATAAAAAATCTAGCAGCAATAAAGCTATAACAGATGCCTATGCGATGCCTTTCCCTACTAAAGCATCTAGAATAGGAACAGCTATTTTTCCAAAGCAAATTACATTGGCATCAGATTGGTTAGAAGATTTAGAAAGCAAGCTAAATACACTTCAAGACAAACCCGTTGAACTTATTTTCGGATTAAAAGATGACGTTGTTGCTTCTAAAGAGATTCAAGATAAATGGCGTGTTATTTTCCCTAAAGCACCAGTGCAATTGTTACCAGAAGCTGGTCATTTTACACAAGAAGATAGCCCAGAGAGTTTTGTTTTTTCATTGAGGAGAATGATGAAAAATATAAACTAGATTAAATGGCTACTTCAACCGATTATGTAGACTTTATTTTGGACCAATTATCAAATTGGAAACCTATACTAACAAAACGAATGTTTGGTTGTATTGGCTTGTATGCAGACGGTTTAATGTTCGGTATAATCGCCAAAGAAACTATTTATTTTAAAGTTGACGACTCCAATAAAAACAAGTATTTAGAAGCTGGTTCAGAGACTTTAAAACTTTTTAAAAGTAACAGTGTGGTCGCTTCTTTTTATGAGGTTCCTGTTAAAATTATTGAAGACGCAAATCAATTTGTGGTTTGGGCTGAAGCCTCTTTAGAGATTCAAAAAAGAAAAAACGAAGTATGAAAGTAATTATAACAGGAACCACGGGTATGGTAGGACGAGGCGTTTTAATAGAATGTTTAGAATCTCCAAATGTTGAAGAAGTATTGGTCATAAACCGAAGCTCTTTGCATATGCAGCATCCAAAATTGAAAGAAGTAATTCATAAAGATTTTTTCAATTTTAGTTCCATTAAGGAAGAATTAAAAGGGTATGATGCTTGTTTTCATTGCATGGGCGTTTCTTCTATTGGAAAGAAAGAGGAAGAATATCATCGTTTTACCTACGGAATAACGGAAGAATTAGCTAAAACGCTTTATACTATAAATCCTGAAATGGTATTTAACTATGTTTCTGGTGAAGGAACTGATAGTACCGAAAAAGGAAAATTGATGTGGGCTCGAGTGAAAGGGAAAACCGAGAATATGATTTTGAATATGGGCTTTAAAGATGCTTATATGTTTCGACTTCAATTAATTCTTCCTTTGAAAGGCGTGAAATCCAAGACCGCGTGGGTAAATGCATTCTATTTTATCGCTCGTCCGTTTTTTGGACTTTTAGAAAAAAAGAAAAATAACACCACAAGTGTCAACGTTGGTCTCGCTATGATTAAAAGCGTTCTTTTTGGAACCGAGAACAAGTTTTTAGAAAATGAACAGGTAAATAAATTAGCAAAAAATTAAACCAATCAAAATGAATAAAATATTTAAAACAATAGTTCTAATAGCAGGTATCTTAAACTTCCCAATAGGTATTATGATGATTGTACAAGCAATCTCTAGTAAAACGGGCGAAGCCTTAATAACCAATTCGGTAGCAGGTGCTTTTATAATCTTCGCGGGAGCATCACTAATTTGGGCGATACAAGAAGTAAACACAAGAGCACCCATAATCCTTTGGAATGGTTTTGTGCGCTTATTTAACGTATTTCTAGTATCCTATGCCACAACGGTTGGGGATGTGCCACAAGAAATGATATACACTACGGGAATGGATTTAGTATTAGCAATTGTTTTCATAATTGGTAGTGTAAAAGTTACTGGAACACCATTTTCAAAATTAATAGTAGGAAAAACAAATTAATAAAAACTTAAAATCAAATACGATGAAAAATAATATAGAAGGTAAAGTAGTAGTAATTACAGGAGGAAGTAGTGGATTAGGAGAAGCTACAGCACGTTTTTTAGCAGAAAAAGGAGCCAAAATAGTTTTAGGTGCTCGTAGACTAAATAAATTAGAAGTAATTGCTGATGAAATAAGAAAAAGCGGAGGAGCAATTGAAGTTTTAAAAACAGACGTTACCAAAGCTAATGAGGTAAAGGCATTAGTTAAAAAGGCAATTGACAGTTTTGGTAAAATAGATGTAATGATAAATAATGCAGGCATTATGCCATTAGCACCATTAGCTGCACTTAAAGTAGACGAATGGGACAGCATGATTGACGTAAATATCAAAGGGGTGTTATACGGAATTGCTGCAGCATTACCAGAATTTCAGAAACAAAAATCAGGTCATTTTATAAATCTTGCTTCCGTAGCCGGATTAAATGTGAGCCCAGGTGGAGCAGTATATAGTGGGACTAAATTTGCCGTAAGAGCTATTAGTGAAGGCTTACGAAAAGAAGTAGGTAAGGACATTAGAACCACCATACTTACACCAGGTCTTATAGATTCTGAATTACAACTAGGAAGCTCAGACGAGGCTACTTCTCAGTTTGTACAACAAGTATATAAAGATGCTATTCCTGCTATTTCTATTGCTAAAGCAGTGGCTTATGCTATTGAGCAACCTGATGATGTAGATATTAATGAGTTGGTAATTCGTCCTACAGTACAGGAATTTTAAACTAATAAAGGAAAAATTATGAAAAAAATTGTAACTAATTTATACAAAACTAATTTGCGAACATCTATGTTGAAACTTATTCAAAAAGCTCCAGTTATCTTAGCAGCTACCCTGATAATGGGCTCGACAACATTTATAAGTGCTCAAGAACTAAACCCATACGAAGGATACAAAATCCCTCCGCTTGAGATTTCTGCGAAAAATAAATATGAATATAATTATCTGGATATTTTTGGTTCAAAAATGGCATATATCGATGAAGGAAAAGGTGATCCGATTCTTTTCATTCATGGTACCCCGATGTCTTCTTATGTCTGGCGTAATATTATGCCACACGTTGAAAATCAAGGACGCATAATCGCGCCGGATTTAATCGGTATGGGTAAATCAGACAAGCCTGATCTAAAATATACTTTTGATGATCAGTACAAATACCTCAATGCTTTTATAAAAAAAATGAACTTAAAGAATATCACCCTTGTTGTACATGACTGGGGATCTGGTTTAGGTCTTCATTATGCACACCTAAATCCAGATAATATCAAAGGTATTGTTACTATGGATGCCGTGCTTGCACCAATGCAGCCTGCGGAAAGCTATGATTCTATGTCAAAAGTAATGGGAGACTACTTTCGTATGATCCAAACGACGGAAGAGGGTAAGAAATTTCTGTTAGATGACAATATGGTTGTAGAATATGAAATCCCTGAAATGATTGATAGACCGCTTAAAAAAGAAATTCACGATGTTTATCGTGAACCCTACAAGACAATTGAATCACGTACCGCTGTAATGCAATGGCCACTAGAAGTACCTGTAGGTGGTAAACCGGCAACAACGGCTAAATATATCTCTGAGTACAATGCTTGGTTAGAGAAAACAGATACTCCTTGGTTATTCCTCTACGCGACCCCTGGAATAATGAGTACGCCTGCAGTCGCTGATTACTGGACAGAGCGAGCTCAGAATATAGAAACTGTATACATTGGTAATGGCTTGCACTTTGTTCAGGAAGACCATCCCTTTGCGATTGGGCGAGCTATTTCTGATTGGTACCGTCGTTTGAATGCCTCGAAATCGAAGTAAATACAATAAAGGAAAAAAGAATGAAAAAAACATTAGTTATAGGAGCAAGTGGGCAAATAGGCAAAATGCTTGTTGAAAAATTGCTCCAAGAAGAAAATTCTGTAGTTGCCTTGGTTCGTAATGAACAGA harbors:
- a CDS encoding TfoX/Sxy family protein; translated protein: MATSTDYVDFILDQLSNWKPILTKRMFGCIGLYADGLMFGIIAKETIYFKVDDSNKNKYLEAGSETLKLFKSNSVVASFYEVPVKIIEDANQFVVWAEASLEIQKRKNEV
- a CDS encoding SDR family oxidoreductase translates to MKNNIEGKVVVITGGSSGLGEATARFLAEKGAKIVLGARRLNKLEVIADEIRKSGGAIEVLKTDVTKANEVKALVKKAIDSFGKIDVMINNAGIMPLAPLAALKVDEWDSMIDVNIKGVLYGIAAALPEFQKQKSGHFINLASVAGLNVSPGGAVYSGTKFAVRAISEGLRKEVGKDIRTTILTPGLIDSELQLGSSDEATSQFVQQVYKDAIPAISIAKAVAYAIEQPDDVDINELVIRPTVQEF
- a CDS encoding NAD-dependent epimerase/dehydratase family protein, with the translated sequence MKVIITGTTGMVGRGVLIECLESPNVEEVLVINRSSLHMQHPKLKEVIHKDFFNFSSIKEELKGYDACFHCMGVSSIGKKEEEYHRFTYGITEELAKTLYTINPEMVFNYVSGEGTDSTEKGKLMWARVKGKTENMILNMGFKDAYMFRLQLILPLKGVKSKTAWVNAFYFIARPFFGLLEKKKNNTTSVNVGLAMIKSVLFGTENKFLENEQVNKLAKN
- a CDS encoding TetR/AcrR family transcriptional regulator, which codes for MPREKQYNEAEVIESAMGVFWQNGYKSTSLRMLSKEMGINQFSINASFGNKQNLFLESLKLYRTKLQQLLKTFEENSNGIESIKNFFYAFAEFSNQNEYKRGCLMINTMSEFGLEVDKEVGALISNYAEQLKALFKKNLEFNTTKDNDTIKRQLNYLDLAIGGLGLATKVKDNTAIEDYIEMTFNNL
- a CDS encoding alpha/beta fold hydrolase — encoded protein: MKTKNNLGKTVLLTLTIVLLMGNNMQAQEKEVYNKDITNKKERPFIVDKGEYPFKSNWFEKDGVSMHYIDEGEGIPIVLSHGNPDWSFLNRNIIKELSGEARVIAYDLPGFGFSDTPENYGFTPQEHVEWIKALLFDHLKLDKFIIVVQDWGGPTGLSVATSNPDKVIGVVISNTWAWKAEGKMVDFSMAMRTPEMEAKVLNDNYFATTLMQSSLNKKSSSNKAITDAYAMPFPTKASRIGTAIFPKQITLASDWLEDLESKLNTLQDKPVELIFGLKDDVVASKEIQDKWRVIFPKAPVQLLPEAGHFTQEDSPESFVFSLRRMMKNIN
- a CDS encoding haloalkane dehalogenase, translating into MKKIVTNLYKTNLRTSMLKLIQKAPVILAATLIMGSTTFISAQELNPYEGYKIPPLEISAKNKYEYNYLDIFGSKMAYIDEGKGDPILFIHGTPMSSYVWRNIMPHVENQGRIIAPDLIGMGKSDKPDLKYTFDDQYKYLNAFIKKMNLKNITLVVHDWGSGLGLHYAHLNPDNIKGIVTMDAVLAPMQPAESYDSMSKVMGDYFRMIQTTEEGKKFLLDDNMVVEYEIPEMIDRPLKKEIHDVYREPYKTIESRTAVMQWPLEVPVGGKPATTAKYISEYNAWLEKTDTPWLFLYATPGIMSTPAVADYWTERAQNIETVYIGNGLHFVQEDHPFAIGRAISDWYRRLNASKSK